The Bombus vancouverensis nearcticus chromosome 3, iyBomVanc1_principal, whole genome shotgun sequence genomic sequence GATTAGCGAGGTAACCGTTGAAAGTACGTATGAAGTTAGCTATCGGATTTCTTGGGAGGGCAGGAAACGTTTAAAATGTCAACAAGGTCGAAAGGCCGGGCGAGCTAATTGGCGCATGAATGTCACGGTGAATTTTAATCACCAAGCGCCATGTATTATAGGATCGCAATAGACATCTGTAACGATGTAAGAGATACGATAAAACTGCGGCAAAATTCGTCTTCGTTGAAGCAGCTATACTATCGGTAACGTTTAACATTTCACAAGAAAAGTACCTTTTACTAACTCGTTTGCGCGAGATATATTGGTCACATAAATATAaggaaaattaagaaataaccTCTGAAATCTCTGGACGTTACGCCTATGAAAATGAATCAAATTAGATGGAAAAGTGTATTGTACCACGCTTTCGcaggaaaaaaaaaggaacgaatCTCGAGTATGTCAACAAGCATCGATCGATAATGCTGACGCATACACATTCCGTACGATCTAACGGTCCATTGATAAATCATCGTGGAAGGTCAAATTAAGCGGTTCACACAGTGTTACAATTCAGAGAAGTATATGTGAAGGAGAAGAGCTTACGTTGCCCGTTGTAGTTGGTTCGCAGCAACACAAAGATAGCCAAATATTTCTCTTCGAAGAGAATCGTCCGTGATCACTGCTGGTTCCTTTGTCCGAGCTTTACGTGAAGAAAATGCAGAACAGCACACGAGAGACGCGCGTAATCCGCGAAAGGCTGAAGCCTCCAGTTGCTTCTTCTCTTCGGTAAGAAAATCGAGACATATAACGGAGTACTTCTCTTTCCACTGTCACTATGAACTTGTTATCCGAACCGTGACCGGCCGCAATTACACGCGATCTCGATTAAAAGATACATACGCACACAGTACAGTGACTGACAAGAACGGTGAATTTTCGTCAGTTCGAACTAGCGTCGGGAAAACCACCCCCTGCACAGCCGGCGCCCCAACAGCCATGTGCCGCCCTAAACCTCCGCCCATTGGCTCGAACCATACATTCTACGGACTCCTGATTCCTTCAAGACTCTTTTTATTACACGCAAAATCGTAGCTGACAAGAATTTCGAACGAACGCTCCGTTAACCGTTTAGTCTGTGTTACGTTATCATAAGCGACAACTCTGCACGACCCATCCCTGCGGGAGCTCACCGAGAAGGGGGAATGGGAAAAGGCCGACTGACAAGACGTCACGTCTCCCGGGAGCGCTTCGATCTCTCTGAACTCACCATATCTACCGTACAGCTGGCCGCGTGTCTATACATAACACTGATAAATGCACCAGAGCCGTTGGACAGCTCGTAATTTCGACGTCGTTAAGCAGAAACGTGAAAAAACTTTGCCAAATGATTCACACACTGCACGCAGTCTTCACCCGCGAATCGAGAAAATGGCGTTGCTCGCTCCCTCGCGCTTGTTCGCTCTAGCAATACCTCAAGCTACGCTGATTCCTATCGTTGACTACTAGCGCCTATTCCTCGATGCGTGTAACCTAATAACTAGCACGCGGGAAAATCAAAATACCTTTTCTGCCAAAAAGAACATTTTACGAAATAGATCTAAATTGCCCCGTTGTCGTTAGAAATAATACGACAAATGTATacaacaaattaaattttgacAAATGAAAAGCAAAATTATGTACATTTaagtaaagaaaatatatttcaaggAATATGTGGCGCCACTTACCGGGtggttgtatggtatgatgAAATGATAGTATTGCCGGTTTATCCGAATTCCGAATGATGCCGCGCGATAGTTGGGTGAGCGTATAAAGAGTTTTAACCAAGCATTTATAGTTGTATAAACATAAAACTCAATCTGGTTTTAGcagcaaattaaaaataatttaatgacATTATGGCTGATGAGACAGAGCAGGTAAAAACACTTGATTTAAAGTTCTGAATATGAACCTAACCTACTCtattcttatatatatacatatatatatgtatatatacattttcaggtACCAGCAATAAATGTTAAAGAACCCCTAGATCTTATAAGATTGAGTCTGGATGAGAGAATATATGTTAAAATGAGAAATGAGAGAGAATTACGAGGACGGTTACatgtaaatatcatttttacaaGTATATTGTACCTGTTATTTACTATattatatctatgtatatatctCTTAAcctgttttatatttaattattatacaaaaactTTTCATTGCAGGCTTATGATCAGCATTTAAATATGGTATTGGGTGAAGCAGAAGAGACTGTAACTACAGTAGAAATTGATGAAGAAACTTACGAAGAAGTATATCGTACAACTAAAAGAAATATCTCTATGCTTTTTGTTCGTGGGGATGGAGTAATTTTGGTTTCACCACCAAGCATGAGAGCACcgatataaaatttctatttatatataatttatctaAACATAAGAGATAGATAATATTGAGTTAAGTTCCATGTTGATACGATTTTATCAATCTTTTGTACTAGCATTTGACAGTTGTAAGAAATTTGTGAAAGTAACGGATTTAATTCGAATAAAGctaaatataacataaatatagaatttataatttaa encodes the following:
- the LSm3 gene encoding U6 snRNA-associated Sm-like protein LSm3 encodes the protein MADETEQVPAINVKEPLDLIRLSLDERIYVKMRNERELRGRLHAYDQHLNMVLGEAEETVTTVEIDEETYEEVYRTTKRNISMLFVRGDGVILVSPPSMRAPI